The following coding sequences are from one Triticum aestivum cultivar Chinese Spring chromosome 5A, IWGSC CS RefSeq v2.1, whole genome shotgun sequence window:
- the LOC123108548 gene encoding polyamine oxidase 1, with product MTPTGATAALVLAVLTLAHHASLAAAGGPRVIIVGAGMSGISAGKRLSEAGITDLVILEATDHVGGRMHKRDFGGISVEMGANWVEGVNGGKMNPIWPIVNSTLKLTNFRSDFDDLASNVYREKGGVYKKAYVQKRIDLSDKVQEGGEEHSAKLHLSGQDDMSILAMQRLNDHLPNGPSAAVDMILDYFKYDYEFAEPPRVTSLQNTIPLATFNDFGDDVYFVADQRGYEAVVYHLAGQYLKADKSGGIIDPRLQLNKVVREISYSGSGVRVETEDNKVYKADYVMVSTSLGVLQSDLIKFEPQLPTWKVLSIYQFDMAVYTKIFVKFPKKFWPEGKGREFFLYASSRRGYYGVWQEFEAQYPDANVLLVTVTNEESRRIEQQSDNQTKAEIMEVLRSMFPDEDVPDATDILVPRWWSDRFYMGTFSNWPIGVNRYEYDQLRAPVGRVYFTGEHTNEHYNGHVHGAYLSGIDSADILINCAQKSMCKYHVQGKYD from the exons ATGACGCCAACCGGAGCCACTGCCGCTCTCGTGCTAGCAGTACTCACCCTAGCACACCATGCCTcactcgccgccgccggcggccccaGGGTCATCATCGTCGGCGCCGGCATGTCAG GGATCTCTGCGGGGAAGCGGCTGTCGGAGGCCGGGATAACGGACCTGGTGATCCTGGAGGCGACGGACCACGTCGGCGGGAGGATGCACAAGCGGGACTTCGGCGGCATCAGCGTGGAGATGGGCGCCAACTGGGTGGAGGGCGTCAACGGCGGCAAGATGAACCCCATCTGGCCCATCGTCAACTCCACGCTCAAGCTCACCAACTTCCGCTCCGACTTCGACGACCTTGCCAGCAACGTCTACAGGGAGAA AGGTGGTGTCTACAAAAAAGCGTACGTGCAGAAGAGAATTGACCTGTCGGACAAGGTGCAAGAGGGCGGCGAGGAACACTCTGCCAAGCTGCATCTCAGCGGCCAGGATGACATGTCAATCCTCGCCATGCAACGCCTCAACGACCA CCTTCCCAACGGGCCGTCGGCGGCAGTGGACATGATCCTGGACTACTTCAAGTACGACTACGAGTTCGCCGAACCGCCACGCGTGACCAGCCTGCAAAACACCATCCCTCTCGCCACCTTCAACGACTTCGGCGACGATGTTTACTTCGTCGCCGACCAGCGCGGCTATGAGGCCGTCGTCTACCACCTCGCTGGCCAGTACCTCAAGGCCGACAAGTCCGGTGGCATCATCGACCCCCGTCTGCAGCTCAACAAG GTGGTGCGAGAGATCTCTTACTCCGGAAGCGGCGTAAGAGTGGAGACGGAGGACAACAAGGTGTATAAGGCAGACTATGTCATGGTCTCAACGAGCTTGGGGGTCTTGCAATCAGATCTCATAAAATTTGAGCCACAACTTCCT ACATGGAAGGTTCTGTCGATCTACCAATTTGACATGGCTGTGTACACCAAGATCTTTGTCAAATTCCCCAAGAAGTTCTGGCCCGAAGGCAAAGGCAGAGAGTTCTTCCTCTACGCGAGCAGCAGGAGAGGCTACTATGGAGTATGGCAG GAGTTTGAGGCGCAGTATCCAGACGCCAATGTCCTCTTGGTCACCGTCACCAACGAGGAGTCGAGGCGGATCGAGCAGCAGTCAGACAACCAGACCAAGGCGGAGATCATGGAGGTGTTGAGGAGCATGTTCCCCGATGAGGATGTCCCTGACGCGACAGACATCCTCGTGCCACGGTGGTGGTCCGATAGGTTCTACATGGGCACCTTCTCCAACTGGCCCATCGGCGTCAACCGCTACGAATACGACCAGCTCAGG GCACCGGTCGGCAGGGTTTACTTCACCGGGGAGCACACCAACGAGCACTACAATGGCCATGTCCATGGAGCTTATCTTTCAG GTATTGATTCGGCGGACATTCTAATCAACTGTGCTCAGAAGAGTATGTGCAAATACCACGTCCAGGGCAAGTATGACTAA